The DNA region AATGGTTGTGCCTTTACCCGCGAGGCGATCAGCGAGTTCAGGATTATCCACTTTAATCAAATCGATCAAGGTTTGGGTATTTAGGGCAGCTTTATTGACGTATTCGTCAGTAAAGAGGCTATTGATATCTGTGGGCACTTGATTGAGTTTGCCAGATAAGACCAACACGGCAGCTGTTGAGCCGATACGCTGTTCAAGAGTGCCTGCTTGGATCCAGTTTTTGGCTTCGATAGAGGTAAAAAAGTCGATACCCTCTAGGATTGAATCGGCTTCACTTGGGGTCAGTTCACCATCAGTGGCAATTTGGGCTCTCAATTGGGATGGTTCTCGGATGTTTGCATCAATGTGGCGGTAATAAGCTTCGAGAAAATCACTCACTAAATCGGGACGGGCAGTCAGAAGGCGATCGCTTGCCACAATAACATCGAGGATGGCAGTGGGAGCATCATTGCTGGAGAGAACAACGGTGTAGCCTGCATTGCGCGCTTGACTAACGAAAGGTTCCCAGAGGACAGCAACTGCAACGTTTTCAGCAGGATTTTGGAGAGCTTGCCAAGCTTCGGATGCATCTACGACTTCTTTCACGTCGAAGTCACTGAGATTAAACCCATCAAAAGCAGTGCTCAAGACAAGGGCAAGATATTCGCTGGGGGTATCAACGGCATAGGTGATGCTGAGGGATTCGCCTTGGGCGGATTGTTGCAAGGTTTGTAAACTGTTGAGGGAGTTGAGATCCGGATATTGCTTGTTGTTAAGAACCACCGCATCCGCCCCAATAGTCCGGTCGATCAAACCGACAATTTTGCCTTCGGGATTTTGCTTGAGGAATTGGTCTAGGGTTGTGACATAAAGATCAGCTTTACCTTCGTTAAGGAGATTCGCTCGGGCCGTTTGGTCAAACTCATTGCCATAGGAGAGAGTAATACCGACTTCTTGGAGAGCTTCCTGAAATTCGGCATTTCGGAAAGTGCTATACCCACTGAATGTGTCTCCCAACAAGGTTATGTTTCCTTGCTCAAGGTTTCGCGTGCTTTTAGTCGGAGAATCTTTAGAACTTGGGTCGTTACCAAAGATTTCCTCTAAAAAACCAGGAGATCTGTTCCCCAGAAACCATAGCCCGCCGCCAAGAATCCCCATCGTGACGAGTAATGCAGCAACAAGGGTAAGGGGATTTTCTTTTTGGCTCATAGCGGAGGGTTAACCATGATAGATGTATGTGTCGTTATTCTAAAAACTGACTTTTCTTTTTTCAATCTTGACTTGATTTAAAAGGAGAATACTGGGCGATCGCCTATTCCTATATATTTATGATTCGGCATTGCAGAATAGAGGTATGAATGGAGGATGCTGACCCATAATCTTGCTATAGAAATGGATACAAGGCTTAAGAAGTAGCTGTTACTGCACCCTGAGTCTTATTCCTTACTATGATTCTGTATCTATCCGGCCATCGCTATAGTTTTTGCCTCAATGCTTCTCGCTTCTGTTCATCCCTTTCCTGATACCCATAGGTCTTTTTTGCGAGTAAAACCTATCTTCTTCAACATTCTCGATATGGTGCGACGACTCACATCACCCGGCTACAACTCTACCATTTCTGCCTGGGTTTTATCTGGATGCTGTTGTACAAAGCTTTTGAATGCTTCCTAGTCTGTGATTTTGTGACCCGAGCCTTTCTGATACCCTGTTTTGGCGCTGTAAAACTTCCTGTTTGCTCTAGTCGTTGTATCCAGAGATAAAGGCTATTAAGGCCAAGACCGAACATTTCACAGACATCTTTTTTCGGGATACCTAGTGCTACCGCATCAAGGACTTGACATCGTAGGTCATTACTATAAGCAGCTGGCATTTTTTACTTCACGCAACAACTCCCATAATACTTCCTAAACCATTTGGCTATTGCTATAGATAAAACTCCAAGCAAACTCTTGATTTATGGGAATTTCAGCCCAATTCCTTATCCAAAACTGACGTTGTTTTAATACTGCTTGAAGTTTTCAAAAAAATCCTGTTACTTTGAGAAGATCATTTTAATACTTTACTAAATTTCAAGCTTTCTTAGCTGAAAATTTGAATGTTTCTCCTTGTTCGCTACCCAAGCGGATATGGCTATTGGAAAGTAATAAAATTTCTTCTTGGTGGATGTTTTGCCAGTCTTGATTTGGTAGACTAATTAATGTGCCAAACCGGGAGCGATCGCGGATAAAAAAGCCTTCTTCTCGTTGAATAATTTCGGCATGTTCTTTACTAACCCAGGGTTCCTCGATGGTGACATCATTTTCGGAGCGGCGACCAATGCGGATCAGTTTGCTACTGAATGTCCATTCTCGTTCTGGGTCATCACAGGAACTAAGAGTAAATGTTTGCGTTTTAATCGGTGTTGGTAAGCGCGTTGGCAATTCGGTAATGGATGACAACTTTGACAAAATCTGACCATCGAACTCTGGATGCATATAGAGGATAGGTAATGTCCAAGCTGGCGAGTTGAATTTGAATTGCGCTAATAAATTCTGGCGGGCGATCGCCACAGATTCATCTACTGGTTTATGTTTGCAAAATGCTTGACTGAGACTCGTAATAAAGGCGATCGCTTCATCATCACTAATGGGGTCGCGCATCGCTAAAACTGACGGTAAACCATGATGAATCAGTACTTCCGTTAGGCTACTGGTGGCGATCGCCTGATGATTTTGTTGGAGGGATTTGGCACCCCAACAGGAATTAAACACCGTTAACCGAATGCCGCTTTGGGTGAGGATTTGCGCCAATTCTTTGCCGTTGAGTTTATCAGCATCGTTGAGAAAAATCTGGCCGCCATCCGCTGCGGGCTCGCCATGACCACTATAAAAAAAGAGCTGGTAATTTTTGCTAGAGAGAGTTTCCGCTAATTCGCTGGGAGTTGGCTGAATCAGAATATCGCCTTGCACTTGCCCAAAACTTTTTGTCTGCCAAATGTTTTGCAATCGTTCTGCTTCTGTTTTGAGATCGAGGCTATCATTGCCATTTTCGGGCGCACCTAAAACCAACAAAATATTTAGCGATCGCCCGGTGGATTGTAGATTTAAAGGCGCAACATCACCGATCGTGCGACTAAAGAAAACCTGAGGGTTAAGAGAAACTGCTTGCTTGCCCATTTCCTGCTGCATAATTTCCCACGGCAATGGCAACAGATTTGGGTCACGCACATCAATCCGTAACCGCAACGCCTCTTTTTGACCCAATGCAACCCCTTCAGCCCGTGCAAAACTTTCGGCGATCGCCCCTTGAAATAACCATTGCCACATCTGCACACCCAACCCTTGCATTAATCGTCCACTGATCGAAGCATTCGGATCTGGCACTAATTCTACAGACTGGACTTCACCAGTAATCGGATAGTGGGGCGTTTGATGAGGCGTAAAAATTGCCTGCCATGCCAACCAAATCCGACTTAATTCTTCATCCCATAAAATATCTTCTTTTTCCACACCTCGCACAAATGGTGTTGCCGCAGCCCAAATCACAAAATGATGTTCTTCCGGCGAATTATTTAGGCGATCGCACACCACTTGTAGAGACGGGAAATCAGGAGGTTGAGACATCGACAATGAAAATTGAGACTGGGCGCTCTTCCAATTTATGTCGTTTAACAGCAGATTCATACACTGCTCCATGAATCTTTTCTGTAGAACCGACCCTTCTATGGCGAGAAATGACCATAAATCTTAAGAAAATATGGGGTTGGATAGGTTCGGGAATGCACACCTCTAAGCAATTAGCAGTCGCCCCCTATGAGTGCTAAATTTGCTAGTGAAGTTAAATCCTATAACTCAAAATTTTTATGTCTAAGATTGTCTCTTTTAAGGATGAATCCAGACGGTCTCTTGAAGCGGGTATTAATGCCCTCGCCGATGCCGTCAAAATTACATTAGGTCCTAAGGGTCGTAACGTATTACTCGAGAAGTCTTACGGCGCACCCCAAATTGTTAATGATGGTATTACCGTTGCGAAGGAAATCGAGCTAGCAGATCCCCTCAGAAATACTGGTGCTCGTCTCATCCGTGAAGTTGCAGCCAAGACAAATGACAGTGCAGGTGATGGTACAACCACTGCAACTGTAATGGCTCAGGCTTTAATTCACGAAGGCTTGAAGAATGTTACTGCGGGTTCAAATCCGATTGAGTTGCGTCGTGGTATTGATGCAGCGGTGAAATTCCTCGTTGATGAGATTGCAAGTATTGCTAAGCCTGTGGAAGGTGAGGCGATCGCCCAGGTTGCTGCGGTATCTGCAGGTAACGATGATGAAGTCGGTAACATGATCTCCGAGGCGATGGCTAAGGTGACTAAAGATGGTGTAATCACTGTTGAAGAGTCCAAGTCTCTTGCTACTGAGCTTGATGTTGTAGAAGGTATGCAGCTCGACCGTGGCTACATGTCTCCTTACTTCGTCACTGACCAAGAGCGTCAAATCGTTGAGTTTGATAATCCTCTTGTGCTTATCACGGACAAGAAAATTTCGGCGATCGCCGACCTCGTGCCTGTGCTTGAGCAAGTGGCGCGTTCCAGTCAGCCTCTTCTCATCATCGCTGAAGATATTGAAGGTGAAGCCCTCGCAACTCTCGTTGTGAATAAGGCTCGCGGTGTGCTTAATGCCGCTGCGATTAAAGCACCTAGCTTTGGCGATCGCCGTAAGCAAATGCTTCAGGACATTGCAGTACTCACTGGTGGCCGTGTCATTT from [Leptolyngbya] sp. PCC 7376 includes:
- a CDS encoding helix-turn-helix domain-containing protein, translated to MPAAYSNDLRCQVLDAVALGIPKKDVCEMFGLGLNSLYLWIQRLEQTGSFTAPKQGIRKARVTKSQTRKHSKALYNSIQIKPRQKW
- a CDS encoding OmpA family protein, coding for MSQKENPLTLVAALLVTMGILGGGLWFLGNRSPGFLEEIFGNDPSSKDSPTKSTRNLEQGNITLLGDTFSGYSTFRNAEFQEALQEVGITLSYGNEFDQTARANLLNEGKADLYVTTLDQFLKQNPEGKIVGLIDRTIGADAVVLNNKQYPDLNSLNSLQTLQQSAQGESLSITYAVDTPSEYLALVLSTAFDGFNLSDFDVKEVVDASEAWQALQNPAENVAVAVLWEPFVSQARNAGYTVVLSSNDAPTAILDVIVASDRLLTARPDLVSDFLEAYYRHIDANIREPSQLRAQIATDGELTPSEADSILEGIDFFTSIEAKNWIQAGTLEQRIGSTAAVLVLSGKLNQVPTDINSLFTDEYVNKAALNTQTLIDLIKVDNPELADRLAGKGTTIQAVPQVAASEVAQASDIGNLQVRGEVNFATGSATLSQQSQTTLEQLVNQIKEFNPQTVGIRVIGHTSKTGDPKLNQTLSQQRAQVVVDGLRQRGLQHNIIAEGKGFYLPLSGIAPEDPKQQRTEIRLVRLN
- a CDS encoding CHAT domain-containing protein, which gives rise to MSQPPDFPSLQVVCDRLNNSPEEHHFVIWAAATPFVRGVEKEDILWDEELSRIWLAWQAIFTPHQTPHYPITGEVQSVELVPDPNASISGRLMQGLGVQMWQWLFQGAIAESFARAEGVALGQKEALRLRIDVRDPNLLPLPWEIMQQEMGKQAVSLNPQVFFSRTIGDVAPLNLQSTGRSLNILLVLGAPENGNDSLDLKTEAERLQNIWQTKSFGQVQGDILIQPTPSELAETLSSKNYQLFFYSGHGEPAADGGQIFLNDADKLNGKELAQILTQSGIRLTVFNSCWGAKSLQQNHQAIATSSLTEVLIHHGLPSVLAMRDPISDDEAIAFITSLSQAFCKHKPVDESVAIARQNLLAQFKFNSPAWTLPILYMHPEFDGQILSKLSSITELPTRLPTPIKTQTFTLSSCDDPEREWTFSSKLIRIGRRSENDVTIEEPWVSKEHAEIIQREEGFFIRDRSRFGTLISLPNQDWQNIHQEEILLLSNSHIRLGSEQGETFKFSAKKA
- the groL gene encoding chaperonin GroEL (60 kDa chaperone family; promotes refolding of misfolded polypeptides especially under stressful conditions; forms two stacked rings of heptamers to form a barrel-shaped 14mer; ends can be capped by GroES; misfolded proteins enter the barrel where they are refolded when GroES binds), with product MSKIVSFKDESRRSLEAGINALADAVKITLGPKGRNVLLEKSYGAPQIVNDGITVAKEIELADPLRNTGARLIREVAAKTNDSAGDGTTTATVMAQALIHEGLKNVTAGSNPIELRRGIDAAVKFLVDEIASIAKPVEGEAIAQVAAVSAGNDDEVGNMISEAMAKVTKDGVITVEESKSLATELDVVEGMQLDRGYMSPYFVTDQERQIVEFDNPLVLITDKKISAIADLVPVLEQVARSSQPLLIIAEDIEGEALATLVVNKARGVLNAAAIKAPSFGDRRKQMLQDIAVLTGGRVISEEVGLALETVELDMLGKAEKITLTKETTTVVSGGGSKSDIDARVAQIRKQLAETDSEYDAEKLQERIAKLAGGVAVIKVGAATETELKDRKLRIEDALNATKAAVDEGIVPGGGTTLIHLAAKVADVKTSLTTDEEKLGVDIVARALEAPLRQLADNAGEEGSVVVERVRESEFNVGYNAATGEYVDMIAAGIIDPAKVVRSVLQNAGSIAGMVITTEALVVEKPEPEAAAPDMGGGMGGMGGGMPGMGGMGMPGMGMM